A stretch of Petrotoga mexicana DSM 14811 DNA encodes these proteins:
- the nusB gene encoding transcription antitermination factor NusB: MKNKRTRMNENIPKKRMMRKLIFESLFQLSIKDVKLDNILFTFEKLNEKAHLEESYYLEAKQYIEDIYKNKNEYDALINKYSEGWPVERIGNIEKTVMRIFIYELINKKDIPVKVILNESTELTKTYATQKAAAFVNGIMDKIARSQASIM; the protein is encoded by the coding sequence ATGAAGAACAAAAGGACAAGAATGAATGAAAACATACCGAAAAAAAGGATGATGAGAAAGTTAATTTTTGAAAGTCTTTTCCAACTATCAATAAAGGATGTTAAGTTAGACAACATATTATTCACTTTTGAAAAATTAAACGAAAAGGCACATTTAGAAGAAAGTTATTATTTGGAAGCTAAACAATACATTGAAGATATTTATAAAAATAAAAATGAGTATGATGCGTTGATCAACAAATACTCTGAAGGTTGGCCTGTAGAAAGGATAGGAAACATCGAAAAAACCGTGATGAGGATCTTTATCTATGAGCTAATAAACAAAAAAGATATACCCGTTAAAGTAATATTAAATGAATCAACGGAGTTAACCAAAACTTATGCGACACAAAAAGCCGCTGCTTTTGTTAATGGTATTATGGATAAGATCGCACGTTCGCAGGCATCGATTATGTAG
- a CDS encoding Asp23/Gls24 family envelope stress response protein: MPLNEENDFGEISISENVLKDLVFKSVEGYLKDQKVYNEKIQKELQKSIKITINDDSSVSISLKVPAKYGQNIVEFSKNIQKAIKDDLERIAEVYVSNIDVSIENLVKPEELEEEYEEIEEETLENEESPESEEKEDEEQKDKNE, encoded by the coding sequence ATGCCTTTGAACGAGGAAAATGATTTTGGAGAAATAAGTATTTCAGAAAATGTATTAAAAGATTTAGTTTTCAAAAGTGTAGAGGGTTATCTTAAAGACCAAAAGGTCTATAACGAGAAAATTCAAAAAGAATTGCAAAAGAGTATAAAGATTACAATTAATGACGATTCCAGTGTTAGTATTTCTTTAAAGGTACCTGCTAAATACGGGCAAAACATTGTTGAATTTTCTAAAAATATTCAAAAAGCGATTAAAGACGATCTTGAAAGAATCGCGGAGGTTTATGTATCGAATATTGACGTATCCATCGAAAATCTTGTAAAACCCGAAGAGTTGGAAGAAGAATACGAAGAAATAGAAGAAGAAACCTTAGAAAATGAAGAATCCCCTGAAAGTGAAGAAAAGGAGGATGAAGAACAAAAGGACAAGAATGAATGA
- the dxs gene encoding 1-deoxy-D-xylulose-5-phosphate synthase — protein sequence MAPQNTPLYKALKNMSYKELEEIAQEIRKYIFNVVYNNNGHLASNLGVVELTIALYRIFDPIEDVIIWDTSHQSYVHKLLTGRWKDFKTIREKDGISGYTNIYESLADRFGAGHAGTSIAASLGYALSDKIKNRKRNIVAVIGDGALGCGMALESLNQLNYQDAKVKIVLNDNNMAISRNVGTISQLLNNFRIKKEYTQAKEILKSSLEDSSLGKDVESVLKKVRNALKFSIYDTPASLFEELGIKYYGPVDGHDIKKMEEFLEFIKAYDEKSVILHVVTTKGKGFEETEKSPTKYHGVSKKEPNKVSYSKIVGHTLSHLKDYEFLAFTGAMADGTGLNVLQEICPDKVIDMGITEPSIVTTASALSLGGVLPVVDIYSTFMQRAFDSLIHDVALQEIPVLFLLDRAGLVGEDGPTHHGVFDIAYTRLIPNVEIWTPLNAQDLANMIYTSVIKGLKKPRFIRFPRDGETIEIQNIIDNLQIVDGEWKYLKMADSGIYALAVGTISQNVYEALKDYNVNIIGVRSVKPLNEYFLEILEQRAEYIFIYEEGSLKGGFNEEIFKLRNKKIYSFGVKDEFVSHATREEQLEECDLSIKAIKENFEKIIGGVKAQSSKKREIKK from the coding sequence ATGGCGCCACAAAATACTCCTCTGTATAAAGCACTTAAGAACATGAGTTACAAAGAATTAGAAGAAATAGCCCAAGAGATTCGAAAGTATATTTTCAACGTTGTATACAACAACAATGGTCATCTTGCTTCGAATTTGGGTGTTGTGGAATTAACTATTGCATTGTACAGGATATTTGACCCCATAGAAGACGTTATTATTTGGGATACTAGTCATCAATCTTACGTACATAAACTTTTGACGGGTCGTTGGAAAGATTTCAAAACCATACGTGAAAAAGATGGCATAAGTGGGTACACAAATATCTATGAATCACTAGCGGATAGATTCGGTGCTGGGCATGCAGGGACTTCCATAGCAGCTTCTTTGGGTTATGCACTATCTGATAAAATAAAAAATAGGAAAAGAAATATAGTTGCTGTTATTGGAGATGGAGCCTTAGGTTGTGGGATGGCTCTTGAATCGTTAAATCAGTTGAACTATCAAGATGCAAAAGTTAAAATAGTTCTAAACGATAACAACATGGCTATTTCCAGAAATGTAGGAACGATTTCCCAATTGTTGAATAATTTTAGAATAAAAAAAGAATATACCCAAGCAAAAGAAATTTTAAAGAGTTCTTTAGAAGACTCTTCCTTGGGTAAGGACGTAGAATCAGTTTTAAAGAAAGTCAGAAACGCTTTAAAATTCTCTATTTACGATACTCCAGCATCACTATTTGAAGAGTTGGGAATCAAGTATTATGGACCCGTCGATGGACATGATATCAAAAAAATGGAAGAGTTCTTGGAATTCATTAAAGCTTATGATGAGAAATCTGTAATACTGCATGTTGTTACCACCAAAGGTAAAGGTTTCGAAGAAACTGAGAAATCTCCCACCAAATATCATGGCGTATCCAAAAAAGAACCGAACAAAGTCTCTTACAGTAAAATTGTTGGACATACGTTATCTCATTTAAAAGATTATGAATTTTTAGCTTTCACGGGAGCCATGGCAGATGGAACTGGGTTAAATGTACTTCAAGAAATATGTCCGGACAAAGTCATTGATATGGGTATCACCGAACCAAGTATAGTCACTACGGCGTCCGCTCTGTCTTTAGGAGGAGTTTTGCCCGTTGTAGATATTTACTCGACTTTCATGCAAAGAGCATTTGACTCACTTATTCATGATGTAGCCTTACAAGAGATCCCAGTTCTATTTTTGTTAGATAGGGCTGGTTTGGTTGGAGAAGATGGCCCAACTCATCATGGGGTTTTTGATATAGCATATACTAGGTTAATTCCAAATGTTGAAATCTGGACGCCGTTGAACGCCCAAGATTTAGCTAATATGATTTATACTTCTGTGATAAAAGGTTTGAAAAAACCTAGATTTATTAGATTTCCAAGAGACGGGGAAACGATAGAAATACAAAATATAATCGACAATCTTCAAATAGTAGATGGAGAATGGAAGTATCTAAAAATGGCTGATTCTGGAATTTACGCTCTTGCCGTTGGAACTATCTCTCAAAACGTTTATGAAGCGCTCAAAGATTATAACGTTAATATAATTGGGGTACGAAGCGTCAAACCTTTAAATGAATATTTTCTGGAAATACTAGAACAAAGGGCTGAATATATTTTTATTTATGAAGAAGGTAGTTTGAAAGGTGGTTTCAACGAAGAGATATTCAAACTGAGAAATAAGAAAATTTACTCATTTGGTGTGAAAGACGAGTTTGTTTCTCATGCCACAAGAGAAGAACAATTAGAAGAATGCGATCTTTCTATAAAAGCGATAAAGGAAAACTTTGAAAAAATTATCGGTGGCGTTAAAGCACAATCATCTAAAAAAAGGGAGATTAAAAAATGA